A window of the Cannabis sativa cultivar Pink pepper isolate KNU-18-1 chromosome X, ASM2916894v1, whole genome shotgun sequence genome harbors these coding sequences:
- the LOC133031833 gene encoding replication factor C subunit 2, which yields MASSSSSSLSNYDIPWVEKYRPNKVVDIVGNEDAVSRLQVIARDGNMPNIILSGPPGTGKTTSILALAHELLGPNYREGVLELNASDDRGIDVVRNKIKMFAQKKVTLPPGRHKVVILDEADSMTSGAQQALRRTMEIYSNSTRFALACNTSSKIIEPIQSRCALVRFSRLSDQQILGRLMVVVEAEKVPYVPEGLEAIIFTADGDMRQALNNLQATHSGFRFVNQENVFKVCDQPHPLHVKNIVRNVLEGKFDDACFGLKQLYDLGYSPTDIITTIFRIIKNYDMAEYLKLEFMKETGFAHMRICDGVGSYLQLCGLLAKLSMARETARAS from the exons ATggcttcttcttcgtcttcttcatTGAGCAACTACGATATTCCATGGGTAGAGAAATACAGACCCAACAAGGTTGTGGACATTGTCGGCAATGAAGATGCTGTCTCTAGGCTTCAGGTCATTGCTCGCGATGGAAATATGCCCAACATCATATTATCA ggtcctcctggaactggtaAAACCACTAGTATACTTGCTCTAGCACATGAACTGTTGGGACCAAATTATAGAGAGGGCGTACTAGAGTTAAATGCTTCAGATGATAG agGCATAGATGTTGTGAGGAACAAAATTAAAATGTTTGCACAGAAAAAAGTAACACTTCCTCCTGGGCGGCACAAGGTAGTTATATTGGATGAAGCTGACAG CATGACATCTGGAGCACAACAAGCTTTGAGGCGGACAATGGAAATTTATTCTAACTCCACCCGATTTGCTCTTGCGTGCAATACTTCTTCCAAAATTATTGAGCCGATTCAGAGTAGATGTGCCCTTGTTCGGTTTTCAAGATTATCTGATCAACAGATACTTGGTCGTCTGATGGTGGTTGTTGAAGCAGAAAAG GTTCCTTATGTTCCGGAAGGTCTTGAAGCCATTATTTTCACTGCTGATGGTGACATGAGGCAGGCACTGAATAACTTGCAAGCAACACACAGCGGTTTCCGGTTTGTCAACCAAGAAAATGTTTTCAAG GTTTGTGACCAGCCACATCCATTGCATGTGAAGAATATTGTGCGTAATGTTCTTGAAGGGAAATTTGATGATGCCTGCTTTGGTCTCAAGCAGTTATATGATCTGGGTTATTCTCCCACTGACATTATCACTACGATTTTTCGTATCATTAAGAACTATGATATGGCTGagtatttaaaattggaattcATGAAG GAAACCGGGTTCGCTCATATGAGAATCTGCGATGGAGTTGGTTCATATCTTCAGTTATGTGGTCTTCTTGCAAAGCTTTCTATGGCTCGGGAAACAGCGAGGGCTTCTTAG